tgagatagactcatgacatgcaaagcgaaatatgtcaagcctttgcttgttataattgtgatgattatggctgatgaaatccccaaagttgagattaatttggggttctcatcagctgtacgccataatcatcacaattataacaagcaaaggcttgacatatctcgctttgcgtgtcacgagtctgtctcatatattagtttcaccttttaagttgaaacaaaataggaaattctttccagtagcaccttagagaccaactgagttcgttcttggtatgagctttcgtgtgcatgcacacttcttcagataccaagaacaaactcagttggtctctaaggtgctactggaaagaattttctattttgtttcgactatggcagaccaacacggctacccacctgtaacttttaagttgaattactgaaagaaatgaacctttccacgataattctaatttttcgagtttcacctgtgtttgTAAAATTTCAATTTGAAAAAACCAACCCAATGGACCAAATAAAAATACTGTCGGGCTTCTGGAGAAGCCACCTGGTTTTTTATTTCCCGAACCCAAACCCGTGCTCTTCCTCGGACTCACTTTGCGGTCCTTCTCCTTCACCAACTTGGCCGAGTCTTCGATGTGGCTGTGCAGCTCCCGGATCCGCCCCGACTCGGCCCGCAGGCCCTGCAGCTGCTTCTCGGCGGCCGCCAGCTGCGCCTCGGCCGCGTGCTTCTCGCTTTTCATGAACAGCGCCTCCCGCTGGACCTGGAAGACCTCGGTGCAGGTGCGCTCGTGCTTGCGCCCCAGGTCGGCCAGCTTGGCGCTCAGGGCGTCCGCCTCGCCCTGCAGCCGGGCGCGCAGCTCCTCGTGCGCCTCCTTCGACACGGCCCCCTTCAGCACCACCTCCAGCTCCGCCTTGAGCCCCACGGCCTCCTGGTCCTTGGCCTTCAGCTCCTGCTCCAGAAGCTTCGACTTGGCCTTCAACTCCCAGAGGGTGCCCTCCAGCGCCTCCTTGGCCCGGGCGTGCTCAGCGAGGGGCACCGAGCCGCGCCGGCAGGTCTCCGCCGCCTCCCGGGCTGCCGACAGCTCCTTCAGGGTACCGTCGTGGCGCTCCTTCAGCTCCGAGAGGCTCTTTTCCGCCTCGGAGAGGGACGCCCGCAGCTTGTCCGCCgtgtcctcctgctgctgtcgAGAGGCCAGCTCCTCCTTGGCCGACCTCAGCTCCTCCGCCAGTGCCTCGCGGCCTTTCCGGAGCTGTTCCGCCTCGGCCTCGGCCGCCTGGAGGGCGTCCAACTGGCTCCGCAGTTTGCCGGCCTCCTCCCTCAGGCTCCggctcccttcctcttccagctGCCGGGTTTTCTCCTTCAGCTCCCTCACCTCAGCCTCGGCGGAAGCACACCTCGCCAGCAGGGCCTCTTTCTCCCTGGAGACCTCGTCCAAGGAGACCTTCGTCTCCTCGTCCTCCTCCGCGGGGCAGCCCGGGGCAGCCGCTTCCTCCTGAGCCCTGAGACGTCCCTCCAGGTCCTTCATCTTCCGGTCTCGCTCCTCGAGGTCCAGCCGAGCCTGGTTCAAGGCGGTCTTCGTCGCCTCCAGCTCGGTCCGGGAGCTCTCcagcagctccttctcctccacaGACAAGATGCCCAGCTCCATCTGTTCCTGGAGGAGCTTCACTTCCGCTAGGGCCGCCTGGTACTTTTCCCGGGTGGTGCTGAGCTCCTTCACCAgctcttccacctcctccttcctGGCTTCCACCACCGCATGGCTTCCTTCTCCTTCCGTCCCCAAACCGGAGTTTCCCTCCGCCCCCGGCCCCCCGCCACCCCGAAGGGCCGGGAAGCTGCTCTTCTCCAGAGCCAGCTTAAGGGCCCGGATTTGCTTCTCGTGGTCGGCCTTCAGCTGCTCGTACGCCTCGGCCGGGATGAGCTTGCAGGACGACTCGCCGGCTCCGCCGACGGACTTCAGGGCCTCCTGGGCCTCTGCGTGTTGCTCCTTCAAGCGGTCGAACTCGGACCGGAGCGAGTCGTACAGGATGATGGGGATGAAGTCCGCCGAGATGTCGGCGTCACTCTCGTCCTTCTCGTAATTCTCCAGGACCTGCAGGAGATGGGAAGTTAGTTGgagtggaggactccctggtcctgaatggagtaactgtgcccatGTAGGACCAAGTGCGCAGactgagagtcattttggactcacaaatgcccatggaggcgcaggttagtTCTGActccagggcagctccatctggtactcaggatgagaccctccctgcctgcagactgtctcgccagagtggtgcatgctctggttatctcccgcttggactactgccatgcgttctccgtggggctccctttgaaggtgacccggaaactacaattagtccagaatgcggcagccagactggtgactgggagcggccgccgagaccacataacaccggtcctgaaagacctccattggctcccaggacgtttgcgagcacaattcaaagtcttggtgctgaccttgaaagccctaaacagccctgtatcgctgaaggagcgtctccaccccagaGACCAGCATCTATctcccgagggtcttctggcagttccctccctgcgagaagcgaggttgcagggaagcaggcagaggaccttctcggtggtggcgccaaccctgtggaaagccctcccaccagatgtcaaggaaataaacaactttctgacttttagaagacatctgaaggcagccctctacagggaagtttttaatgactgatgttttatcatgtcctaagggaccgcctctcctggtatgtcccatgtaggacctcaaggtcctcaaataataactttttggaggtcctgagccatgaggatgttaggttggcctcaactagggccagggccttctcagtattggccccgacttggtggaacggtctgtcacaagagaccagggccctgcaggatttggcatctttccgcagggcctgcaagacggagctgttccacctggcctttgggttggtttctgtttgatatttatgcttcattcttttattggtgggctatttgaagatgaggctgcagtctaaatgggatttcaaattgtattttaatctgtattttaatgaattgttttgtgttttgttgcgattctattggtgttagccgccccgAGCCCGGTTTTGGcgaggaagggcggggtataaataaataataataattattattattattattattatagctgcgAGGGAGCTCTCTGTTTACCTGTATTTTCTCCATCAGCTCCTTGTTCTTCTGGGTCAGGGAATCGACCTGTCCTTGCAAAGTCGCCAGGAGTTCCTCAGTGGAGACACTCAAGCTCTTTTTAGACAGAAGAAGCTCGGCCCCTgtcaaagaaggagaaggagaagaggaagaagaagaagaagaagaagaagaagaggaggaggaggaggagtttggatttgacatcctgctttatcactacccgaaggagtctcaaagcggctcacattctcctttcccttcctcccccccacaacaaacactctgtgaggtgagtggggctgagagacttcagagaagtgtgactagctcaaggtcacccagcagctgcatgtggaagagcggggacacgaacccggttccccagattacgagtctaccgctcttaaccactacaccacattggctctcaaagaaagaaagaagagagagagagaggagtgggaaggaaggagagagagagatagaaggaggaggagaaggaaggaaggaaggaaggggagagagaggaggggaaagaaagaagaagaggaggagtttggatttgacatcctgctttatcactacccgaaggagtctcaagcggctcacattctcctttcccttcctccccccacaacaaacactctgtgaggtgagtggggctgagagacttcagagaagtgtgactagctcaaggtcacccagcagctgcatgtggaagagcggggacacgaacccggttccccagattacgagtctaccgctcttaaccactacaccacattggctctcaaagaaagaaagaagagagagagagaggagtgggaaggaaggagagagagagatagaaggaggaggagaaggaaggaaggaaggaaggggagagagaggaggggaaagaaagaagaagaggaggagtttggatttgacatcctgctttatcactacccgaaggagtctcaaagcggctcacattctcctttcccttcctccccccacaacaaacactctgtgaggtgagtggggctgagagacttcagagaagtgtgactagctcaaggtcacccagcagctgcatgtggaagagcggggacacgaacccggttccccagattacgagtctaccgctcttaaccactacaccacattggctctcaaagaaagaaagaagagagagagagaggagtgggaaggaaggagagagagagatagaaggaggaggagaaggaaggaaggaaggaaggggagagagaggaggggaaagaaagaagaagaggaggagtttggatttgacatcctgctttatcactacccgaaggagtctcaaagcggctcacattctcctttcccttcctcccccacaacaaaccctctgtggggtgagtggggctgagagacttcaaagaagtgtgactagcccaaggtcacccagcagctgcatgtggaggagcggagacgcgaacccggttccccagattacgagtccaccgctcttaaccactacaccacactggctcccgggCAGTTCATCTCCATCATGTCTGGACCCAGAGTTAGAGAGCTGGCCCCATCTAAAGGTCTCAAGCACATCGTCACACGCCCAACCTCTAGCAGCATCCTAGGTGAGGCACGTCCCGTTTTGGGCTTTATGATAGATATAATTTAAAGATCCAAGAGggataaataaacaataaacaacaacaacaacatcttcgaTCAGCAGTTCAACACCTTGCTGAATCTCTTGCTTAGGCGCTATCAGGATAGCAGGAACAGAAAACAATTGTTCGACAgtacttctttttaaattggcttCAAGCACATCTAATATAGGAACAAAGGATTTTATCCTAAACTTATCCCTTGAATCAgttacagggaggtagccgtgttggtctgccatagtcaaaacaaaataaaataaaaaaattccttccagtagcaccttagagaccaactaagtttgttctcggtatgagctttcgtgtgtatctgaagaagtgtgcatgcacacgaaagctcataccgagaacaaacttagttggtctctaaggtgctactggaaggaattttttattttgttttgttttatccctTGAAGAAAGTGCATCGGAGGCCCTAGGCCTCAGCCAACTTAGCccatacataaatccagcactgggttcTTGCAATTTGCTGTGCATCGCATCGCGCTGCAGAGTCCGATTTCGATTCGATTCGTCACATTTCACATGCCGCTCAAGTGACAGAATGTAAGAGAACACCACAAACGCCTGTCCctctttgccagttctgcatattcaaataatattattaaataCTAATGACAACCATACCTGGGAAATCGAGGAGGTCTCCATCTTCGTCTTGCAGGGTATCGATGTCATAGCTGGTGTTTTCCTTCTCATTCTGCATGGGGCAGGGACAGGGGGGAACAGAAAAAAGTGGGGTTCAGGCAGGGCCAGATCACAataagtcattttggactcacagctgtccatggaggcacaggtcagttcggtgtcaactccatctggtacgcaggatgagaccctccctgcacgcagagtggtgcatgctctggttatctcccgcttggactactgccatgcgctctccgtggggctccctttgaaggtgacccggaaactggaactaatccagaatgtggcagccagactggggactgggagcagccgctgagaccatataacccAGGTCCTgaaaagacctgcattggctcccaggatatttctgagcacaattcaaagtgttggtgctcaccttgaAAGCCCAAAACGGCCCAGtcgacctgaaggagcgtctctacccccggacaccggggtccatctcccgagggccttctggtggttccctccctgcgagaagcgaggttgcagggaaccaggcagagggccttctcggtggtggcgccctcccgtcagatgtcaaggagataaacaactatctgacttttagaagacacctgaaggcagccctgtttagggaagttttttatgtttgacgttttgttgtgtttttaatatcctgttgggggctgctcagagtggctggggaaacccagccagatgggtggggtataaatatacaattattattattattattattattattagaccaaCAAGGTTTCCTAGCCTGACCAAGATTATGAGGGATGCTTTCCCCCCTACAAATCCGGACGTGGAGCCTATCCCAGTATCCCACCACAGATCCTGGCTCGTAGGGAACAAAGCTGTTcttggggtaaaggtaaagggacccctgaccgttaggtccagtcgcggacgactctggggttgtggcgctcatctcgctttactggccgagggagccggcgtacagcttctgggtcatgaaaaagccgcttctggtgaaccagagcagcgcatggaaacgccgtttcccttcccgccagagtggtacctatttatctacttgcacttttgacgtgctttcgaactgctcggtgggcaggagcagggaccgagcaacgggagctcaccccgtcattgcggggattcgaaccgccgaccttccgatcggcaagcccaagaggctcagtggtttaacccacagtgccacccacatccacgAAAATAACGCCCGTTGTTTCCACGAGTTTGCCGTGTATTTCAAACCCCACCGAATCGGGTCTCGATGCACATGGCTTGCGGTACCTCCACAGAAGACAGGCGGCTCCGCAAAACCGCCAACTCTTTCCCGAGATTTTCCTTTTCCCCGACTttctcctccagctgcttctgaAGTTCTTCCACCtggtggggcagagagagagagagaaatcgaTTCATTCATTTAAACGTTTGCATATCTCGCCTTTCCCCCAAGTCAGGATTCAAGGCTGCTTCCGACCAGCGCCAGATTTATGAATAAGCTAAacaagggcttgccaatcagaaggtcggtggttcgaatccccgcaatgacggggtgagctcccgttgctcgggggTAACGGGTTCGCTTTTCTAAGAAACAGCACCTTTTAAACTCAAGCATTTCTCCACCCCGCTTCCCCCTCATCTCAATTTGCTGCGGTgtttaataaatgcaatttatttatttattttgtccttttttaaaaccatccTCGAATATTATCTCTGGCAGAAAATAGGCTCACCTGCTTCTGCAGATCATGCAAAGGTCCATCGTCCAGTCGCTGATGGAGACATGAAAAAAAGGGAGATGGACAGGATTAATACGGGCTGAGAATATAtacctgtgtgtatatatatatatatatatatatatatatatatatatatatatatacatatatacacatttatAATGCTGCTTTTTCATATTATTTCTATACAAAGGGACCCTAACCATGTCTAATGTGACATGAGTCCTACTCAGTTCAACAGGGTTTTACTCTTAGGTAAGTGGGGTTTCTTGCAGCCGCATAAGGCAGCCTGCcatcagaaaaaataataatgttaattttcaccatctacaatactgccttatttattttatagtacagtacatggattattgcttacattttatggatcagtggtctcgttagatagtaaaattcacgttaaattgctgttttaggggttgtttttaaaagtccggaaCGGGTTAATCTgttttgcgttactttctatgggagagtgcgccttggttttggaacgctttggttttggaacggaatttccggaacggattaagtttgagaaccaaggtgccactgtatatatatgtgtgtgtgtgtgtgtgtgtgtgatacagcTATGGAACGGCACAGGAGACAGATCCTGGGGTTTGGTGTGAGCAAGTTCAACCCCGGAGCGCCTCACTTTCTGCTTCAACGTCTCTTGCCGCTGCTCCAAGTTCCGGATCTTTTGCAGGAGCTGAGCTCTCTCCTGACGCAGCCGCACGATTTCCTCGTAGGCCTCCTGGtcctcctgggggaggggggagagagaaacccaaAGCTGAGCGACGAGGGGCTAGCTCCCTTCTCCACCTCGAGGGTGTTATAGGAATGCTAAggtctttttaatataaaatatatgttCATGAacgtacaaggcaaacacatacataagtatataaagcaagtgtacaggagagcaatccggAAGCCATttggactctcccaaattgacctcaaaaaatttctctgcaaggaggaaggaaagggggaaagctttccagttgtctttggactgtaggggctgacacacctccctgtaaatacagcctggcaagtatctgttaagctgagcacactatcaatatttGTAAGGGATTCAGGAACTATTGACCACCtccaaggaatggccagactacccagaaaaggcaattgatAAGGTATCATCAGgcatcctggcagacaggagagaagcaacacactccaatttctgctggggaccacctttttggaggtcccgagccacaaggatgctaggttggcttcaactaggtccagggccttctcagtattggccgcaacttggtggaacagtctgtcacaag
The genomic region above belongs to Lacerta agilis isolate rLacAgi1 chromosome 18, rLacAgi1.pri, whole genome shotgun sequence and contains:
- the ANKRD24 gene encoding ankyrin repeat domain-containing protein 24, which produces MATRYFLGGTMKQICFCAASSFTSQDWSKNDEKLLQAVEYNDAERVASLLVRKGLVPTKLDSEGKSAFHLAATKGNTDCLEVMLVHGADAMTTDGSGYAALHLSAKHGHPQCVSKLLQASCPVDVADSHGRTALHHAAVNGCISCLEILCDFKAPLNTKDKDGATPLLLAAKMSHSEMCRYLLHRGAAVNARDQRGRTALMVACENGSVETVEVLVHGGARVGLVDATGHDAAHYGAAVGNALIQHYLQEAAQRHSWASEEESTEASSQASSPRHSLTKGKNSSPRKRKAPPPPGSAPSQEDQEAYEEIVRLRQERAQLLQKIRNLEQRQETLKQKRLDDGPLHDLQKQVEELQKQLEEKVGEKENLGKELAVLRSRLSSVENEKENTSYDIDTLQDEDGDLLDFPGAELLLSKKSLSVSTEELLATLQGQVDSLTQKNKELMEKIQVLENYEKDESDADISADFIPIILYDSLRSEFDRLKEQHAEAQEALKSVGGAGESSCKLIPAEAYEQLKADHEKQIRALKLALEKSSFPALRGGGGPGAEGNSGLGTEGEGSHAVVEARKEEVEELVKELSTTREKYQAALAEVKLLQEQMELGILSVEEKELLESSRTELEATKTALNQARLDLEERDRKMKDLEGRLRAQEEAAAPGCPAEEDEETKVSLDEVSREKEALLARCASAEAEVRELKEKTRQLEEEGSRSLREEAGKLRSQLDALQAAEAEAEQLRKGREALAEELRSAKEELASRQQQEDTADKLRASLSEAEKSLSELKERHDGTLKELSAAREAAETCRRGSVPLAEHARAKEALEGTLWELKAKSKLLEQELKAKDQEAVGLKAELEVVLKGAVSKEAHEELRARLQGEADALSAKLADLGRKHERTCTEVFQVQREALFMKSEKHAAEAQLAAAEKQLQGLRAESGRIRELHSHIEDSAKLVKEKDRKITELSKEVFKLKEALNDLSELSGESSAKGTSPKVESRQEVATLQGRIRDLEQQLAEAERRHGNIVSLYRGHLLYAIQGHMDEDIQRILFQILKMQRLQEQGR